One window of Microcoleus vaginatus PCC 9802 genomic DNA carries:
- a CDS encoding low-complexity tail membrane protein, which produces MRSFWSDPFLWIHLSGAATLPIFLGLCLLGLAVGSPLLPVWLEIFLVAVAGIVPVLWMQWFRPFYIFSILVVAVKPQNLTSVQQQILTRFKTKLNQGIALFVAVLLAVILWQLYRLAPLAASVAPFPPSWRWAGLLLAASAFLASNLFLQVSASVMAVLLTPESEFAATKPHVLEKIRQDFTIAPWQVDRLLPAFAAETTAAVSAPVESIGPASGIGNSSVDSIVNPKPVDTNGVTSLPEQSIEKK; this is translated from the coding sequence GTGCGTTCTTTTTGGTCAGATCCTTTTTTGTGGATTCACCTTTCTGGGGCGGCTACACTGCCGATATTCCTGGGACTGTGCTTGCTGGGACTCGCAGTGGGTTCTCCCCTGCTCCCTGTCTGGTTAGAAATATTTTTAGTGGCTGTAGCAGGTATTGTTCCTGTGCTGTGGATGCAGTGGTTCCGCCCTTTTTACATTTTTAGTATTCTAGTTGTGGCGGTAAAACCGCAGAATTTAACTTCTGTGCAGCAGCAGATTCTGACTCGGTTTAAAACAAAGTTAAATCAAGGAATCGCTCTTTTTGTCGCTGTTTTGCTGGCAGTAATTTTGTGGCAACTCTACCGATTGGCTCCCCTCGCGGCTTCGGTGGCTCCCTTTCCTCCTTCCTGGCGGTGGGCTGGATTGTTGTTGGCAGCTTCTGCTTTTTTAGCTAGCAATTTGTTTTTGCAGGTGTCTGCTAGTGTCATGGCGGTTTTGCTGACGCCAGAATCAGAATTTGCAGCGACAAAGCCTCATGTTTTAGAAAAAATTCGGCAGGATTTTACGATCGCGCCTTGGCAAGTCGATCGACTTTTGCCGGCTTTTGCAGCCGAGACAACTGCCGCTGTGTCTGCACCCGTAGAGTCAATTGGGCCAGCATCCGGCATAGGGAATTCGTCAGTCGATAGTATTGTCAACCCAAAACCTGTTGATACCAACGGCGTTACATCTCTACCTGAACAGTCGATCGAAAAAAAGTGA
- a CDS encoding translation initiation factor IF-2, with the protein MNNGKVRIYELSRELNLDNKDILAVCERLNISVKSHSSTITESEAERIRKTAEKYVASSHSSPGKPAPPERAAAPSRESGPHPNDQQKKQQILEIRSPKVRPAGANSQPAGNEENKDQPAATVATPPKSPAAQQLQPPAKPNINRPVLSKPNVAVPAAPSETVSETVSETVSETVGAIAPETTAQAQAPTAPQPPSEKAPERTKQPPIAPPAPSAKLTSPPVRGASESASRTPQNLGNKPVLKLAKTEQEQSEQSETLEAPAKPSRPSRPAPGAATESRDAQRPRREGAGGPVKTPLADRPQPGGPRRSLAPATSATGLRSRGGDTGAAGDDTDDNEEDNTPLLGITLLERPSLPRPAKKTSVIWEEDDDENSDAAKAAKAVKAKRSRLKPIDEDDDDLENGLDLPAPVTVSLSLARPAKAKGQAAPKSTPTPGAPGSSGKNKRPGPSHDKSSSSGSSGGRGNRGKTAEAKVERPEKLLLSRPMTVQELAITLAVPETEIIKRLFSKGIAVNITETLDIPAVRMVAEEMGVEVETPEKVAPAIKVIEMLDAADLEYLERRPPVVTIMGHVDHGKTTLLDSIRKTKVAQGEAGGITQHIGAYHVDVVHEGKSQQVVFLDTPGHEAFTAMRARGTRVTDIAILVVAADDGVRPQTIEAISHAKAAKVPIVVAINKVDKEGAQPERVKQELTEYGLVADDWGGDITMVPVSAIRGENLDTLLEMILTVAEMEDLNANPHRPAKGTVIEAHLDKARGPVATLLVQNGTLRVGDIVVAGSALGKVRAMIDDRGERVEQATPSFAVEVLGLREVPRAGDEFDVFANEKEAAAIATGRATSQRDSRLLQGGRISLSGFSQQAKEGVLKELNLILKADVQGSLEAIVGALTQLPQKEVQLRLLLSAPGEITETDIDLAAASNAVIIGFNTTLATDARLAADQAGVDVREYSIIYNLLDDIQGAMEGLLEPELVEEPLGQVEVRAVFAIGRGAVAGCMVLSGKVIRNCKVRVRRGNNVVYEGVLDSLKRMKEDAKEVNAGFECGISLSGFSDWADGDMIEAYRMVTKRRTLSQ; encoded by the coding sequence ATGAACAACGGCAAAGTAAGAATTTACGAATTATCACGGGAACTAAATTTGGATAATAAAGACATCTTGGCAGTATGCGAGCGGCTCAATATTTCAGTCAAGAGCCACAGCAGCACAATTACAGAATCCGAAGCAGAGCGCATTCGCAAAACGGCGGAAAAATACGTAGCCAGTAGCCACTCTTCCCCCGGCAAGCCAGCTCCACCTGAAAGAGCAGCAGCGCCATCTAGAGAATCTGGCCCTCACCCTAACGACCAACAAAAAAAGCAGCAAATTTTAGAAATACGCAGTCCAAAAGTACGCCCGGCTGGTGCAAACTCCCAGCCTGCAGGCAACGAGGAGAACAAAGACCAGCCTGCGGCAACCGTGGCAACTCCTCCCAAGTCGCCTGCAGCTCAACAACTCCAGCCTCCAGCTAAACCGAATATCAATCGACCTGTACTGTCGAAGCCAAATGTCGCTGTCCCGGCTGCTCCGTCAGAAACAGTGTCAGAAACAGTTTCCGAAACAGTTTCCGAAACTGTAGGTGCGATCGCCCCGGAAACAACCGCCCAGGCTCAGGCACCTACAGCACCTCAACCGCCGTCGGAAAAGGCTCCCGAACGCACCAAGCAACCGCCGATCGCCCCCCCTGCGCCGTCGGCCAAACTCACGTCGCCGCCAGTCAGAGGGGCATCAGAGTCGGCTAGCCGTACCCCACAAAATCTGGGGAACAAGCCGGTACTCAAACTTGCAAAAACCGAGCAAGAGCAATCAGAACAGTCAGAAACTCTGGAAGCGCCGGCTAAACCGAGCCGCCCCAGCAGACCTGCACCGGGAGCTGCTACCGAATCTCGCGACGCACAAAGACCGCGCCGGGAAGGCGCTGGTGGTCCAGTCAAAACTCCACTTGCCGATCGACCCCAGCCGGGTGGCCCGCGCCGGAGCCTTGCCCCCGCAACGTCAGCTACCGGGCTGCGTAGCCGGGGCGGTGACACCGGAGCCGCAGGGGACGACACTGATGACAATGAAGAAGATAATACGCCGTTGCTGGGGATTACTCTCCTCGAAAGGCCCTCCCTCCCTCGTCCTGCCAAAAAGACATCGGTCATTTGGGAAGAAGATGATGACGAAAACTCAGATGCTGCCAAAGCTGCCAAGGCAGTTAAGGCAAAACGTTCTCGCCTAAAACCGATAGACGAGGATGACGATGACTTAGAAAACGGGTTGGATCTGCCAGCACCAGTCACGGTCAGCCTGTCCCTAGCCCGCCCAGCTAAAGCGAAAGGACAAGCAGCACCCAAGTCAACACCAACTCCGGGCGCACCCGGAAGCAGCGGAAAAAATAAGAGACCAGGCCCTTCTCACGATAAAAGTTCTTCTTCAGGTTCCAGCGGGGGACGGGGCAACCGGGGCAAAACAGCCGAAGCTAAGGTAGAACGTCCAGAAAAGCTGCTGCTGAGCAGGCCGATGACCGTTCAAGAACTAGCAATTACTCTGGCTGTTCCCGAAACCGAAATTATTAAGCGGCTTTTCTCTAAAGGAATTGCGGTAAATATTACCGAAACCCTGGACATTCCAGCGGTGCGGATGGTAGCCGAAGAAATGGGCGTAGAGGTGGAAACCCCAGAAAAAGTAGCCCCAGCTATCAAAGTGATCGAGATGCTGGATGCAGCGGATTTGGAATACCTCGAACGCCGTCCCCCAGTCGTAACGATTATGGGACACGTGGATCACGGTAAAACTACCTTGCTCGACTCGATCCGCAAAACCAAGGTGGCTCAGGGAGAAGCTGGGGGCATTACCCAGCACATCGGTGCTTACCACGTGGATGTGGTACACGAAGGCAAGAGCCAGCAGGTCGTATTTTTGGATACGCCCGGTCACGAAGCCTTTACAGCGATGCGGGCTCGGGGAACACGGGTTACGGACATCGCCATCTTGGTGGTGGCGGCGGACGACGGCGTGCGACCCCAGACAATTGAAGCGATCAGCCACGCGAAAGCGGCGAAAGTGCCAATTGTTGTGGCTATCAATAAAGTTGACAAGGAGGGTGCTCAGCCGGAACGGGTGAAGCAAGAGCTTACTGAGTACGGCTTGGTCGCAGATGACTGGGGCGGCGATATCACGATGGTTCCAGTCAGCGCGATCCGAGGCGAAAACCTGGATACGCTGTTGGAAATGATTCTGACAGTGGCGGAAATGGAAGACCTCAACGCCAACCCGCACCGACCAGCTAAGGGTACTGTGATTGAAGCTCACCTCGACAAGGCAAGGGGACCTGTGGCAACTCTGCTGGTGCAGAACGGCACTCTGCGAGTGGGCGATATTGTGGTCGCAGGCTCGGCTTTGGGCAAGGTGCGCGCAATGATCGATGACCGGGGCGAACGCGTAGAGCAAGCAACTCCATCCTTCGCGGTGGAAGTGCTGGGGCTGCGGGAAGTTCCTCGCGCCGGAGACGAGTTTGATGTCTTCGCAAACGAAAAAGAAGCTGCGGCGATCGCCACTGGAAGAGCTACCTCCCAACGAGATTCCCGCCTGCTGCAAGGCGGCCGGATCAGCCTCAGCGGCTTCTCTCAACAAGCTAAGGAAGGCGTTCTCAAAGAACTCAACTTGATCTTGAAAGCAGATGTCCAAGGCTCCCTCGAAGCAATTGTCGGCGCTCTGACTCAACTTCCTCAAAAAGAAGTTCAACTCCGACTGCTGCTATCTGCTCCTGGGGAAATTACAGAAACGGATATTGACCTCGCTGCAGCCAGTAATGCTGTAATTATCGGGTTCAATACTACTCTCGCTACCGACGCTCGCCTCGCGGCCGACCAAGCGGGCGTAGACGTGCGGGAATACAGCATCATCTACAACCTCTTGGATGACATTCAAGGGGCGATGGAAGGTCTGCTGGAACCCGAACTGGTGGAAGAACCTTTGGGTCAAGTCGAAGTGCGCGCTGTCTTCGCGATCGGTCGCGGAGCTGTAGCTGGATGTATGGTACTCTCTGGCAAAGTCATCCGTAACTGTAAGGTGCGGGTGCGCCGGGGCAACAATGTCGTTTACGAAGGTGTCCTCGACTCCCTAAAACGGATGAAGGAAGATGCCAAGGAAGTCAATGCTGGCTTTGAATGCGGCATTTCCTTGAGCGGCTTTAGCGACTGGGCGGATGGCGATATGATTGAAGCCTACCGGATGGTTACTAAGCGCCGGACTCTCTCTCAATAG